From a region of the Geothrix sp. 21YS21S-2 genome:
- a CDS encoding bacteriohemerythrin — MAAIIWDQRLETGCAGLDEQHRTLIDTFNRLCALAGRAERNRDELEGCLIFLRDFTLVHLELEQELMARHGYPFEAEHRRLHSELARDLEGIVDGFRRGENELSPVTLEYLDDWLQRHIREEDFRLAEFLSRAEAQTRG, encoded by the coding sequence ATGGCCGCGATCATCTGGGACCAACGACTGGAGACGGGGTGCGCCGGGCTGGACGAGCAGCACCGGACCCTCATCGACACCTTCAACCGCCTGTGCGCCCTGGCGGGCCGCGCGGAGCGGAACCGGGACGAGTTGGAGGGGTGCCTGATCTTCCTCCGGGACTTCACCCTGGTGCACCTGGAACTGGAACAGGAACTCATGGCGCGCCACGGCTACCCCTTCGAGGCCGAGCACCGGCGCCTCCACTCGGAGCTGGCCCGGGACCTGGAGGGGATCGTGGACGGTTTCCGCAGGGGCGAGAACGAGCTCAGTCCGGTTACCCTGGAGTATCTGGATGACTGGCTGCAGAGACACATCCGGGAGGAGGATTTCCGGCTGGCGGAATTCCTGAGCCGCGCGGAAGCGCAGACGAGAGGGTAG
- a CDS encoding DMT family transporter, whose amino-acid sequence MAGGPPPRATLARAALAGSAACFGLMAVLARKLTQPGMGFTPGHLSVLRFVVGILLCLAAFRIRPKLYAPHGYGVLVSRGITGGLVVVLYFYALAHIPAGQAGIIYNLFPVIATALSLHFFRERPTVHLLLAVAAASAGVVLVLGQGTLALGFGRGQLAALAAAFFAATSAIAIRAARPTNNATTIFFFFSLVGLPVVAPFALAPWPREPLPWLLGLLMSFMAFLAQLLMAEAYGSLSISEAAVWLQLTPIATYLIALPVLGEPVTGFGLAGVLLTVGGVAYGTLLGHRRP is encoded by the coding sequence GTGGCCGGCGGACCCCCGCCCCGGGCCACCCTGGCCCGCGCCGCCCTGGCGGGGTCCGCGGCCTGCTTCGGGCTCATGGCGGTCCTGGCCCGCAAGCTGACCCAGCCCGGAATGGGGTTCACGCCGGGGCACCTGTCGGTGCTCCGGTTCGTCGTGGGCATCCTCCTCTGCCTGGCCGCCTTCCGGATCCGCCCGAAGCTGTACGCCCCCCACGGCTACGGCGTCCTCGTCTCCCGGGGCATCACCGGGGGTCTCGTGGTGGTGCTCTACTTCTACGCCCTGGCGCACATCCCGGCCGGGCAGGCGGGGATCATCTACAACCTCTTCCCCGTCATCGCCACGGCCCTGTCGCTCCATTTCTTCCGGGAGCGCCCCACGGTGCACCTGCTCCTGGCCGTTGCCGCGGCCTCGGCGGGGGTGGTGCTGGTGCTCGGGCAGGGCACGCTGGCCCTGGGCTTCGGCCGGGGGCAGCTCGCGGCCCTGGCCGCGGCCTTCTTCGCCGCCACCAGCGCCATCGCCATCCGTGCCGCCCGCCCCACCAACAACGCCACCACCATCTTCTTCTTCTTCAGCCTGGTGGGCCTGCCCGTGGTGGCCCCCTTCGCCCTGGCCCCCTGGCCCCGGGAGCCGCTACCCTGGCTGCTGGGCCTCCTCATGAGCTTCATGGCCTTCCTGGCGCAGCTGCTCATGGCCGAAGCCTACGGTTCCCTGTCCATCTCCGAGGCTGCCGTGTGGCTGCAACTGACCCCCATCGCCACCTACCTCATCGCGCTGCCGGTGCTGGGGGAGCCGGTCACGGGCTTCGGGCTGGCGGGCGTGCTGCTCACGGTCGGGGGGGTGGCCTACGGCACCCTCCTGGGGCACCGGCGCCCGTAA
- a CDS encoding hydrogenase maturation nickel metallochaperone HypA, producing MSLMAGMLGIIEERAELDGFTRVVRVVLEIGRLSGVEPEAMRFAFDVGTRGSVAEGAELDLLETPCLARCPECRAESPLEAFYDPCPACGGFPMEILRGREMRIVALDVE from the coding sequence ATGAGCCTCATGGCGGGCATGCTGGGAATCATCGAGGAGCGGGCGGAGCTCGACGGCTTCACCCGGGTGGTCCGGGTGGTCCTGGAGATCGGCCGGCTCTCGGGGGTCGAGCCCGAGGCCATGCGCTTCGCCTTCGACGTGGGCACCCGCGGCTCCGTGGCCGAAGGCGCGGAGCTGGACCTCCTGGAGACCCCGTGCCTGGCCCGGTGTCCGGAATGCCGGGCCGAGTCGCCCCTCGAGGCCTTCTACGACCCCTGCCCGGCCTGCGGAGGCTTTCCCATGGAGATCCTCCGGGGCCGGGAGATGCGGATCGTCGCGCTGGACGTGGAGTAG
- the mtgA gene encoding monofunctional biosynthetic peptidoglycan transglycosylase: MKNRPVWKRLLRWLGFGLLACVAASIVAVLLFRFVPVPGSALMAERRILSLGRDKPYRPRHVWVPLEDIAPAMGVAVIAAEDQNFPDHFGFDWKAIEKAVAHNERSRKKRGASTVSQQTAKNLFLWESRSWVRKGFEVYFTLLLEAGWSKRRILEVYLNIVEFGDGIYGVEAAASKYFGKHARSLTPSEAALLAAVLPSPLKYRADAPSAYVRGRQEWILNQMRMLGGTQVVKALG, encoded by the coding sequence ATGAAGAATCGACCCGTGTGGAAGCGCCTCCTGCGCTGGCTGGGCTTCGGCCTCCTGGCCTGCGTGGCCGCCAGCATTGTCGCCGTGCTGCTCTTCCGCTTCGTGCCCGTGCCCGGCTCCGCGCTCATGGCCGAGCGCCGGATCCTGTCCCTCGGCCGGGACAAGCCGTACCGCCCGCGCCACGTCTGGGTCCCCCTGGAGGACATCGCCCCGGCCATGGGCGTGGCCGTCATCGCCGCCGAGGACCAGAACTTCCCCGACCACTTCGGCTTCGACTGGAAGGCCATCGAGAAGGCCGTGGCCCACAACGAGCGAAGCCGGAAAAAGCGCGGCGCGTCCACCGTCTCCCAGCAGACCGCCAAGAACCTCTTCCTGTGGGAGAGCCGCTCCTGGGTGCGCAAGGGCTTCGAAGTGTACTTCACGCTCCTGCTCGAGGCCGGCTGGTCCAAGCGCCGGATCCTGGAGGTCTACCTCAACATCGTGGAGTTCGGCGACGGGATCTACGGGGTCGAGGCGGCCGCCTCGAAGTACTTCGGCAAGCACGCCAGGTCGCTGACCCCCTCCGAGGCCGCGCTGCTGGCTGCGGTCCTGCCCTCCCCGCTCAAGTACCGCGCCGACGCGCCCAGCGCCTACGTGAGGGGCCGCCAGGAATGGATCCTCAACCAGATGCGGATGCTGGGGGGAACCCAGGTCGTGAAGGCGCTGGGGTGA
- a CDS encoding diguanylate cyclase domain-containing protein, which yields MKNLDANPFAPLPVSAGLLDGPVVTALLEAMGCHAFILDLDLRLLAFDPGAPAALGLGAGPGGPDIVPLLARTRAASRGYRLCGAPLPLGGGPHLWVFEDARGQERREELEMIFLHELLGTLAPRWGGEGPDLWETALGIYREVVVPRLALDRRREVPGARALEQGEAPRCEAEAAVRTHLGSAPKVLVVDDSTMVRRLLAAVLGREFRVLAAEDGDAALALALEARPDLILLDALMPGMDGFTACERLKADARTGEIPVLFLTALNGEVDEIRALEAGAIDFIQKPINAATVLARVRNHIELKRSKDRLLALAVQDGLTSLSNRRHFDQVLAREWQRCRREGSPLALILGDVDCFKNFNDTYGHVEGDACLKAVAAVFAAALRRPGDMAARFGGEEFVCLLPDTDEAGAQAVAEQITAALADLGLPHAGSDVAPHVTASLGVAAVCPTPDDVPGSLVDEADRRMYEAKRKAKARRLRA from the coding sequence ATGAAAAACCTAGACGCCAACCCCTTCGCGCCGCTTCCGGTTTCCGCGGGCCTCCTCGACGGCCCCGTGGTGACGGCCCTGCTGGAAGCCATGGGCTGCCACGCCTTCATCCTGGACCTGGACCTGCGTCTGCTGGCCTTCGACCCGGGCGCCCCCGCGGCCCTGGGGCTGGGCGCGGGGCCCGGGGGTCCGGACATCGTGCCCCTCCTGGCCCGCACCCGCGCGGCCTCCCGGGGCTACCGCCTCTGCGGCGCGCCCCTGCCCCTGGGAGGCGGACCGCACCTGTGGGTCTTCGAGGATGCGCGCGGCCAGGAACGGCGCGAGGAGCTGGAGATGATCTTCCTCCACGAGCTCCTGGGGACCCTCGCCCCCCGGTGGGGCGGGGAGGGCCCGGACCTTTGGGAGACGGCCCTGGGAATCTACCGGGAAGTGGTGGTCCCGCGCCTGGCCCTGGACCGGCGCAGGGAGGTCCCGGGAGCCCGCGCGCTGGAGCAGGGGGAAGCGCCCCGGTGCGAGGCGGAGGCCGCGGTGCGCACGCACCTCGGGTCGGCCCCCAAAGTGCTGGTGGTGGATGATTCCACGATGGTCCGCAGGCTGCTGGCCGCGGTCCTCGGCAGGGAATTCCGGGTGCTGGCGGCCGAGGACGGCGATGCGGCCCTGGCCCTCGCCCTGGAGGCGCGGCCCGACCTGATCCTCCTGGACGCGCTCATGCCCGGCATGGACGGCTTCACGGCCTGCGAGCGCCTCAAGGCCGACGCCCGCACCGGGGAGATCCCGGTGCTCTTCCTCACGGCCCTGAACGGGGAGGTGGACGAGATCCGGGCCCTGGAGGCCGGGGCCATCGACTTCATCCAGAAGCCCATCAACGCCGCCACGGTGCTGGCCCGGGTGCGCAACCACATCGAGCTCAAGCGTTCCAAGGACAGGCTCCTGGCGCTCGCGGTGCAGGACGGGCTCACGTCGCTGTCCAACCGGCGCCACTTCGACCAGGTCCTGGCCCGGGAGTGGCAGCGCTGCCGCCGCGAGGGCAGCCCCCTGGCCCTGATCCTGGGCGATGTGGACTGCTTCAAGAACTTCAACGACACCTACGGCCACGTGGAGGGCGACGCCTGCCTGAAGGCCGTGGCGGCGGTCTTCGCCGCGGCCCTGCGCCGGCCCGGGGACATGGCCGCCCGCTTTGGAGGCGAGGAGTTCGTGTGCCTCCTTCCCGACACCGACGAGGCAGGCGCACAGGCGGTTGCCGAGCAGATCACCGCGGCCCTGGCGGACCTGGGCCTTCCCCATGCAGGTTCGGACGTGGCCCCGCACGTGACCGCGAGCCTGGGCGTGGCCGCCGTCTGCCCCACCCCGGACGACGTGCCCGGCAGCCTGGTGGACGAGGCCGACCGGCGGATGTATGAAGCCAAGCGCAAGGCCAAGGCCCGCCGTCTTAGGGCATAA